From Pyramidobacter piscolens W5455, a single genomic window includes:
- a CDS encoding UxaA family hydrolase yields the protein MQFWGYKRQEGRAGIRNHVLILPTCACGSESARIVASEVRGAVNIIFNTGCSDVAANTAMSQKVLMGFACNPNVYGVVIIGLGCETVGHAQLREKIRGMTGKPVVSFGIQEEGGTLKTIEKAVRAARDMAAAAAMQQKERCDMSNLLLGIECGGSDATSGIASNPAVGELSDLLVDLGASTIMSESIEWIGAEHVVARRAATPELHNKIIEICRDYEEHLKAAGQDCRAGQPTPGNKAGGLSTLDEKSLGCIRKGGTRPIVEVLAQAERPTKHGAIVMDTAGYDISSVTSMVAGGCNAVIFTTGRGTPTGNAIVPVLKVTANARTYRMMDDNMDVDLSGIIKGTTTYRESGRELLEIIGDVCNGKMTKAEAYGFSDIAIDHVCRFV from the coding sequence ATGCAGTTTTGGGGATACAAACGCCAGGAGGGGCGCGCGGGCATCCGCAATCACGTGTTGATCCTGCCCACGTGCGCCTGCGGCAGCGAGAGCGCGCGCATCGTCGCGTCGGAGGTGCGCGGTGCCGTGAACATCATCTTCAACACCGGCTGTTCCGACGTGGCGGCGAACACGGCCATGTCGCAGAAAGTGCTGATGGGCTTCGCCTGCAATCCCAACGTCTACGGCGTCGTCATCATCGGCCTTGGCTGCGAGACGGTGGGGCACGCGCAGTTGCGCGAAAAAATCCGGGGAATGACCGGCAAGCCTGTGGTCTCTTTCGGCATTCAGGAAGAGGGCGGCACGCTCAAAACCATCGAGAAGGCCGTCCGCGCCGCGCGCGACATGGCCGCCGCGGCCGCCATGCAGCAAAAGGAGCGGTGCGACATGTCGAATCTATTGCTGGGCATCGAGTGCGGCGGCTCCGACGCCACCTCGGGCATCGCCAGCAATCCCGCCGTGGGCGAGCTCAGCGACCTGCTCGTGGATCTCGGCGCTTCGACGATCATGAGCGAGTCCATCGAATGGATCGGCGCCGAGCACGTCGTCGCCCGGCGTGCGGCGACGCCGGAACTGCACAACAAGATCATCGAGATCTGCCGGGATTACGAAGAACACCTCAAGGCGGCAGGGCAGGACTGCCGCGCCGGTCAGCCCACGCCCGGCAACAAGGCGGGCGGCCTTTCCACGCTCGACGAGAAAAGCCTCGGCTGCATCCGCAAGGGCGGCACCCGCCCCATCGTCGAAGTGTTGGCGCAGGCCGAGCGCCCCACGAAGCACGGCGCCATCGTCATGGACACGGCCGGTTACGACATCTCCTCCGTCACCTCCATGGTAGCTGGCGGCTGCAACGCCGTGATCTTCACCACGGGGCGCGGCACGCCGACGGGCAACGCCATCGTGCCCGTACTCAAGGTGACGGCCAACGCCCGCACCTATCGGATGATGGACGACAACATGGACGTCGATCTGAGCGGCATCATCAAGGGCACGACGACGTATCGGGAAAGCGGCAGGGAGCTCCTTGAGATCATCGGAGACGTCTGTAACGGCAAGATGACCAAGGCCGAAGCCTACGGCTTCTCCGACATCGCGATCGATCACGTCTGCCGCTTCGTTTGA